Part of the Verrucomicrobiia bacterium genome is shown below.
TATCGTGTCCATTAAATAGGCAAATAGTATCTTGAGTATTTCCGGCTAGGTTATCAAAGGCTCTAAAAAATTTTCCTGCTTTTGAGTCTAGTATCGAAAGAGATGCGTTGTGTCTTTCGCAAAGAATGCGCGCAGTAAGGGCTGTAGGTGGGAGCGATTGCAAATCCTCGTTTTTTTGCCACCGCAAGCCACCCACCCTAAGCCCACCGCGTTCCTTTTGATTCAAGATATTCAGGATATTTTCGGAAAGATAGTGCTCGTTCGAAAGTTTTCCTCCGCAATCATTAAGGAGCGTTGCATAACATCCTTCTCGCGAATAACCAGTTTTTGAATCTGGAGGAATAGTCGAAGCAGCCTTGGTCGCAATACCGCCGGGTGTTAGACAGCAAGAATTGGTTGGCAAACCACTTTCACATGGGCAAGGGGCTTTAAGAGGAAGGTCAAAGGAAACTACATTGTCCCGCTCGGTTCGAAAGGGTCGTTGGTTGATTTGCTCTGGCTCGTGTAGCATTGCTTCTTAATATAATAGTTATTTTTCTCCCTTCTACAAACTCGAAAACACCCGATAAGGAAAGGAACCAAAAGATTCCAAAGAAAAAGCCCGGGCGGGATTAATTTCGAACCCGCTCGGGCCCGTTAGGATGAATAGTGCGCGTAGGTTTTACTTGGTCAGCTTCGCCAATTCCTCTGCGGTAATCCGACGAAACGAAAAACGGTAACCGGCATATACGGCCAGCCCGTAAAACAGAAGGTCCATCGGCTGGAAAGTCACTTTCATCAGACTGGTCACGACCTCCGGATTCAAGCTGGAAAGCACCTGCGAAAAGGGAACTTGCTGCTGCTGGGAGATCATAATGCAGGTGGCCAGTAAATTTCCGGCCGCACATCCCAGAACCGAAATTGCGGCGCCGGCAATTCCAAAGGATTTGTCGATTCCTTTTCCGAACGTCCGCACGGCCATCCCCACTAAAAAGCCAACCCCGATGGCCATCCAGCCGATTTGATATTTGGTCAGCGCGGTGATAACTCCCCAAACGCCGGCCCCCACGATGGCGGCGGCAAGGCCGGCCAAGGTGCCGGACAACAAGCTTTGATTCTCTTTTATCTCCTGTATAAACCGCTGCAGGCGCAACGGGTCGATTTCAGGCGCTGTATTTGGTGTTTTTGTTTCGGTCTCTGTGCTCATTGTTCCCCCCCTTGTTAAAAGGTCACTTTCACAAATTATATCGACAAATACAGCCGCTTTTTGAGCTTTAAACTCGACCGGGCAGGGCTTATTTTAGAGATTCGAAAACACCCGATACACCACTTGATTATGCGGCGGGGTGGCGATGCGCACTTAAATCACAAAAACAAACTGGAGCCGAGGGGAGTCGAACCCCTGACCTGTACGTTGCGAACGTACCGCTCTCCCAGCTGAGCTACGGCCCCAAAGATGTGAGAAATATACGCGCCCCAGTGCCGTAGTCAATCACACTCGATAGTTGACGCTGAATCGCCGAACGACTATTCTTGCGTTATGCTTCGGAGATTGGTTTTTCTTTTCATGGCAACATTTGCCTTTCAACCGGCGTTTTCCCAAACCCCGTACCCCGCGGACAGCACGTTGGCTTTGCCGGAAGTCGAGGCGCTGGTCAACCCAAGAGTAGATGTGGCCGAAGCGACCCAGGTTGCCCCGCTCGAAACCAGTGAAAAAGAGTTTGTGAAGTTTTTGGACGGCAAAAAAGATGAAATGGTCGCCCTTTTAAAAGAAATCGTCGAAATCAATTCCGGCAGCCGGAATGCAGCGGGCATCGACGCGGTCGGCAAAATTCTTTCTGAACGACTAATCAAGCTCGGATTCAAAGAGGAACTCATCCCGGCCAAAGCGGAAACGCTGGATGTCGCCGGGGAAAGGAAAATTGAAACTTCCGGTCCTTGGCGGATTTTGCGCAAAGCCGGAAAAGGGAAAAAAGCGCTTTTGATGGGGCATTTAGACACCGTTTTCGAGCCGGAAAGCGGCTTTCTCAAACTTGTCCGTTTTGCCGAAACTCCGGAAGATTCAGCCGTCGGCCCCGGCGTGGCCGATATGAAGGGCGGTCTGGTCGTAATCGTTTTCGCCCTCGAAGCGCTGAACCAGACCGGGCTTTTGAAGAATAAAGATGTCACCGTTTTTTTCAACGGCGACGAGGAGACCGGCTCCAAATTCTCGCAGGGTAAAATGTTTGCCGAAGCCAAACGGGCCGATTTTTGCCTGAACTTTGAAGAAGGGCGGGATGTGCCGTACGGCGGCATAGTCGTCGCTCGTAAAGGCACTGCTGGTGCGACGATTACCTGTCATGGCCGCGCCGCCCACGCTGGAAATCAGCATTACTTGGGAATCAACGCCGCCCTCGAGCTTTCGCAAAAGCTTTTGGAACTATCCAAGCTTTCCGATTACAAGCGTGGCATCACGGCCAGTCCCGGCGTCATTGACTTGGGCCCTTTCGCCAAATCCAATCGCGTGCCCGATTTTGCCCGAGCCGAAGTCGATTTCCGCTATCTGAACCCAGCCGACACAAGCTACCTGCGCGCCAAAGTGGAGGAAATCTGCCGCCAAGTTTATCTGCGCAACCCTTGGACGGGAGAGGAGGCCAAAACCGAAGTGGAATTTGAACTCGGCTTTCCGCCGATGCGGCCGGACACTGCCCGCTACCGCTGGGCGGGCGAGGTCCTGGCCTTGGCGCGGCTTTTGAACGTCCCTGCCGGGGTCAAAGGTTCCGCCGGCGGGTCGGATGCCTCCGTGGCGGCGTTGGCCGGATGCCCGACTCTGGATGCTCTGGGCCCCATCGGCGGCGCCAGCCATACTACAGATGAGTGGGTGCATTTGAATACGCTGCTAGATCGCGCCAAACTGACAACGTTGATTTTATCCCGAATCTGGAAGAAAAAGTAACCCCCTGAGCTGTCATTCCGAGCGGAGCGAGGAATTTGGGCGGGGATGGGTGGTTTTTTTCCGACGAAACCAGCCCCAGAACCTGCTTTGTTTTCTCACGGCTTTTTCCTTTGCCAGCGCCTCGCCGTCGAACCGCTCAATCCGCACCAAAAGTTCCTCCACGTTGCGCCGATCTTCCATAAGGATGCGAATCTCGTCGTACTCGGCGACGTTGAAAACGGCCTTCACCATCGGCTCAAAGAAAACCATCGTCTGGCTGCCGATGTAGGAAAGCGGCTTGACCGTTTCCAAAAACATTATCGCCGGCACGGTCATCCGGTACTCCACCACCTTTTTTGCCAGCTTGTTCAAAAGCTCCGATTGCTTTTCGGTAAGTTTCGGCTTATCCCCTTCCGGATGCAGGGCAAAGGCGTCTTTAAACGACATTCGCTTCCTTTTTGGTAATCGCGTTCAATACAAACCGATCCACTTCTTCCTTGTTCCCATCATAGCGCACAAAAACACCGCGATAATGCTCCAGAAAGTTTTTGCGCGCAAAGGGAGAAAGAAAAATGCCGTTTTTCTCCGGCTCCGCCCGGACGAAGCTGTCCCATTTTTTGACCTGTTTGGTACCCAGAAATTCGACGGTAAGCCCTTCATCATTCAGGGTGTACTTAGTGGGAAAAAAGAACACGCCGAGCGAAGCGGTCAAAATCAACGCCGCCAAGAAAGCAAAGATAACGGATTGCGAATACCACAAAACAAAAAACCCGAAGGCCAAAATGACCGTGACCGCAAGTGCCGTTTTGGCTTTGTCTTTGGCCGCCGGATGGTAATACCAGGAAAGCATAAAAAATTACGGCTTCGGTTCGGTGCGGTAGCGTTCTTCGCGAACCTCTTTCAAGGCCTTCAAGAAATCGTCGGGGGAGATGATTTTCTTCTCGATTAGGACCTTGATCAGCGCCTCCTGGGACATATGCATGGAGAGGGCCAGCTCCTCATAACTGATTTGCCGCACTTGGTCGCCGGTGACCAGCTTGATGGCCGGCCTTTTTGGTTCATCCGCCATTTGAGGCCCCCTTTTTCAAAACCTCGTTCAAGCTGCCGGTGCGGTAGCCAACCAAGTCAAGCGTGACGTAAAGAAACCCAAGTTCGCGAAGCTCGTTCTGGATTTGCGCGCGTAACTCAAAATCGGAAAACCGGCTCCACTCTTCCGGCTCCACTTCGATGCGGGCGATTTTTTCATGATGCCGCACCCGCACCTGCCGGAAGCCGAGTTGGTGCAACACCTGTTCGGCCCGCGCCACCTGTGAAAGCTTTTCCACGGTAACCTCCTGTCCGTACGGAATTCTCGAAGACAAACAGGCCATCTGCGGTTTGTTCCAGAAACCCAAGTTGTGCGCCCGGGCAATCTCCCGTATTTCCGGCTTGGTCAGCCCGGCCTCCAAAAGCGGGCTTTTAATCCGCCATTTTTCTCCCGCTTTCCGTCCGGGGCGAAAATCCCCGACGTCGGAAGCGTTGAAACCGTCCAGAATGTGCGGAATGGAGTGCTCCTCTGCCAATTCGGACAACTTGGAATACAGCTCATCTTTGCAGAAAAAACAGCGGGAGGGTTGATTGACCCGATACCCCTCGATTTCCAGTTCCTGGGTTTCGATAAGCCAGTGATTGTTGCCGAAGCCGAAACTTTGTGCCAGTTCCTTCGCTTCTTTCAGTTCTTCCGGGGCCAAGCTGGCGGAAACCGCCGTTACAGCAAAAACGTTCTCCTTGGGCAAAACCTGGGAAGCTGCCCACAGCACAAAAGAGGAATCGACGCCGCCCGAAAAGGACACCAGTACTTTTTCATAGCCGCGGAGGTTATTTTTCAGCGTTTCAAACTTGTTTGACGCATCCATCAAGAAAAAGATAATAAATCCCCATGGCAAAAGACAGCGTTATCGGCCGTTTTCTCCCTTATTCAATTGACTTCCCCTTCAGCTTTCTCGATATTTTAACCGTGTGCCCAGGTATAGAATGCTAATCGAATACGATGGAACGGCTTTCGCCGGCTGGCAGTTGCAGCCAAGGGAGCGCACCGTTCAGGGGGAATTGGAGAAGGCCTTGCAGACGATTTTACAGGAAGAAATCCGGGTCACCGGCG
Proteins encoded:
- a CDS encoding M20/M25/M40 family metallo-hydrolase, with amino-acid sequence MATFAFQPAFSQTPYPADSTLALPEVEALVNPRVDVAEATQVAPLETSEKEFVKFLDGKKDEMVALLKEIVEINSGSRNAAGIDAVGKILSERLIKLGFKEELIPAKAETLDVAGERKIETSGPWRILRKAGKGKKALLMGHLDTVFEPESGFLKLVRFAETPEDSAVGPGVADMKGGLVVIVFALEALNQTGLLKNKDVTVFFNGDEETGSKFSQGKMFAEAKRADFCLNFEEGRDVPYGGIVVARKGTAGATITCHGRAAHAGNQHYLGINAALELSQKLLELSKLSDYKRGITASPGVIDLGPFAKSNRVPDFARAEVDFRYLNPADTSYLRAKVEEICRQVYLRNPWTGEEAKTEVEFELGFPPMRPDTARYRWAGEVLALARLLNVPAGVKGSAGGSDASVAALAGCPTLDALGPIGGASHTTDEWVHLNTLLDRAKLTTLILSRIWKKK
- the larE gene encoding ATP-dependent sacrificial sulfur transferase LarE, which produces MPWGFIIFFLMDASNKFETLKNNLRGYEKVLVSFSGGVDSSFVLWAASQVLPKENVFAVTAVSASLAPEELKEAKELAQSFGFGNNHWLIETQELEIEGYRVNQPSRCFFCKDELYSKLSELAEEHSIPHILDGFNASDVGDFRPGRKAGEKWRIKSPLLEAGLTKPEIREIARAHNLGFWNKPQMACLSSRIPYGQEVTVEKLSQVARAEQVLHQLGFRQVRVRHHEKIARIEVEPEEWSRFSDFELRAQIQNELRELGFLYVTLDLVGYRTGSLNEVLKKGASNGG